One segment of Trichlorobacter ammonificans DNA contains the following:
- a CDS encoding transglutaminase-like domain-containing protein: protein MSGHSLCWSLRVVRVLFVLALAALLSHPAVADLSAASESEAIPLYEGLATPRGTDDSPGGDDEPTYRRSPAKPKQQLPQPPPRKPAPPEEQTSGDGQAKGTSTAVSSQQPPSRALQRGTERTYHVVSRVVRTDTTFSHSGGGRLKVVILMPVPSFGEFQRVENVRYSAGTLVGGPSSPNRFLRVEAPEPPAEITLEFDVAISPLAADRIDGVKPYDTASPLYRTFTVAGGPLIQPDHPAIKAMVEEIGGTALEPLEFARRAYLYQQQRFKHLGRSHGPTLDDTLRAGGGACGELSSLYISLLRSRGIPARYNLGGILRESGEWGPHAWPDFYLEGAGWIPADPSMFMPNGGAFGKRGDGYLIMGTDGGTLSVDTGSRMREIGPVQHYSYWYAYWGGAVSGNLTYRHELTTTAVR, encoded by the coding sequence ATGTCTGGTCACAGTCTCTGTTGGTCGCTCCGTGTCGTTCGGGTACTGTTCGTCCTGGCCCTTGCGGCCCTGCTGTCCCATCCGGCGGTGGCCGACCTGTCGGCGGCGTCGGAATCCGAGGCAATTCCTCTCTACGAGGGCCTGGCCACGCCGCGCGGCACTGACGACAGTCCCGGCGGGGATGATGAGCCGACCTACCGGCGTTCTCCCGCAAAGCCGAAACAGCAGCTGCCCCAGCCGCCGCCGCGAAAGCCGGCTCCGCCGGAAGAACAAACAAGCGGGGATGGGCAGGCCAAAGGGACAAGTACGGCCGTTTCCTCCCAGCAGCCTCCTTCCCGTGCGCTTCAGCGCGGGACCGAGCGCACCTACCATGTCGTCTCGCGGGTGGTGCGGACGGATACCACCTTCAGTCACAGCGGCGGCGGCCGCCTGAAGGTGGTGATTCTCATGCCGGTCCCTTCATTCGGAGAATTTCAGCGGGTGGAAAACGTCCGCTACAGCGCCGGTACCCTGGTCGGCGGTCCCTCTTCTCCGAACCGTTTCCTGCGGGTGGAGGCGCCGGAGCCCCCCGCCGAAATCACGCTTGAATTCGACGTCGCCATCTCTCCCCTGGCCGCCGACCGGATCGATGGCGTCAAGCCGTACGACACGGCCTCTCCCCTGTATCGCACCTTCACCGTCGCCGGCGGCCCCCTGATCCAGCCCGATCATCCGGCCATCAAGGCGATGGTGGAGGAAATCGGGGGCACAGCCCTGGAACCGCTGGAGTTCGCCCGCCGGGCCTACCTCTACCAGCAGCAGCGCTTCAAGCACCTCGGCCGCTCCCACGGTCCCACGCTGGACGATACGCTCCGGGCCGGGGGCGGGGCCTGCGGCGAACTCAGTTCGCTCTATATCTCCCTGCTGCGCAGCCGCGGCATTCCGGCCCGCTACAACCTGGGGGGCATCCTGCGGGAAAGCGGCGAGTGGGGCCCCCACGCCTGGCCCGACTTCTACCTTGAAGGGGCCGGCTGGATACCGGCAGACCCGTCGATGTTCATGCCCAACGGCGGCGCGTTCGGCAAGCGGGGGGACGGTTACCTGATCATGGGAACCGACGGTGGGACCCTCAGCGTCGATACGGGCAGCCGGATGCGGGAAATCGGTCCGGTGCAGCACTACTCCTACTGGTACGCCTATTGGGGGGGAGCGGTCTCCGGCAATCTGACCTACCGCCACGAACTGACCACCACGGCGGTGCGCTGA
- the pfkA gene encoding 6-phosphofructokinase, which produces MKRLAILTSGGDCSGMNAAIRAAARTAIANDVEMIGYRKGYAGLLKNDFIRLDSLAVSGVLQRGGTFLQSARCPEFRTEEGRRKALDNLLKEQVEGMIVIGGDGSLTGALALDKLGFPVIGIPGSIDNDIPYTDMSLGVDTALNNILYAVDCIKDTASSHDRAFIVEVMGRNSGYLASTAAIATGAEFAIIPETELDLTEMCHQLRRRYEEGRTNALIIMAEGAGHARDIAAGIKDAIGFETRVTVLGHYQRGGAPTVFDRLLGSRFGMKAVELLLSGTKGVMVGLAANALTTTLLEMVVNGGQKKLNADLLQMADILGI; this is translated from the coding sequence ATGAAACGACTCGCCATTCTGACCAGTGGCGGCGACTGCTCCGGCATGAACGCCGCCATTCGGGCCGCAGCCCGCACCGCCATCGCCAACGACGTGGAGATGATCGGCTACCGCAAGGGGTACGCCGGCCTGCTCAAAAACGACTTCATCAGGCTGGATTCCCTGGCCGTGTCCGGTGTGCTGCAACGGGGCGGCACCTTCCTGCAGTCGGCCCGCTGCCCGGAATTCCGCACCGAGGAAGGGCGCAGGAAAGCCTTGGACAATCTGCTGAAGGAGCAGGTGGAAGGGATGATCGTGATCGGCGGCGACGGCTCGCTCACCGGCGCCCTGGCCCTGGACAAGCTGGGCTTTCCGGTGATCGGCATTCCCGGCAGCATCGACAACGACATCCCCTACACCGACATGTCCCTGGGGGTGGATACGGCACTGAACAACATCCTCTACGCCGTGGACTGCATCAAGGACACCGCCTCCTCCCACGACCGCGCCTTCATCGTGGAGGTGATGGGGCGTAATTCCGGCTACCTGGCCTCAACCGCCGCCATCGCCACCGGCGCCGAATTCGCCATCATCCCGGAGACGGAGCTGGACCTGACCGAAATGTGTCACCAGTTGCGTCGCCGTTACGAGGAGGGGCGCACCAATGCCCTGATCATCATGGCGGAGGGAGCCGGCCACGCCCGGGACATAGCCGCCGGCATCAAGGATGCCATCGGCTTCGAGACCCGCGTGACCGTGCTGGGTCACTACCAGCGTGGCGGCGCCCCCACGGTGTTCGACCGCCTGTTGGGAAGCCGCTTCGGCATGAAGGCGGTGGAGCTGCTGCTCTCCGGCACCAAGGGCGTGATGGTGGGGCTGGCGGCCAACGCCCTGACCACCACCCTGCTGGAAATGGTGGTGAACGGCGGCCAGAAGAA